One window of the Bos indicus isolate NIAB-ARS_2022 breed Sahiwal x Tharparkar chromosome 15, NIAB-ARS_B.indTharparkar_mat_pri_1.0, whole genome shotgun sequence genome contains the following:
- the LOC109568907 gene encoding olfactory receptor 51V1, whose translation MIALVSRSTNSSSFLLTGFSGLEQQYPWISVPFSTIYAVVLLGNCLVLYVIWTEPSLHQPMFYFLAMLAVTDLCMGLSTVNTVLGILLGLIQEISLDSCITQAYFIHGLSFMESSVLLTMAFDRYIAICNPLRYSSILTNSRIIKIGLTILGRSFFFITPPIICLKYFHYCRPHILSHSFCLYQDLLRLACSDIRFNSYYALMLVICTLLLDAVLILFSYVLILKSVLAIASREEQHKSFQTCISHVCAVLVFYIPIISLTMVHRFGKHLSPVVHVLMGNIYILFPPLMNPIIYSVKIQQIRSRMLRLFSLKIC comes from the coding sequence ATGATAGCTTTAGTAAGCCGCAGCACtaattcctcctccttccttctcactGGATTTTCTGGTCTGGAGCAGCAATATCCCTGGatttctgttcccttctccaccaTTTATGCTGTTGTTCTTTTGGGTAACTGCCTGGTGCTGTATGTAATCTGGACTGAACCTAGCCTGCATCAACCCATGTTCTACTTCCTGGCCATGCTGGCTGTCACTGATTTGTGCATGGGACTGTCCACAGTGAACACAGTGCTAGGGATCCTGTTGGGGTTAATTCAAGAGATCAGCCTGGATTCCTGCATTACCCAGGCCTATTTCATCCATGGTCTGTCCTTCATGGAATCCTCTGTTCTCCTAACTATGGCCTTTGACCGGTACATTGCAATTTGCAATCCACTGCGTTATTCCTCTATCCTGACTAATTCCAGAATTATCAAAATCGGACTCACCATTTTAGGTAGGAGTTTCTTCTTTATTACACCCCCTATTATCTGTTTGAAATACTTCCATTACTGCCGTCCCCACATCCTCTCTCACTCATTCTGCCTGTACCAAGACCTTCTCCGCCTAGCCTGCTCAGACATTCGATTCAATAGCTACTATGCCCTGATGCTGGTTATTTGCACACTATTGTTGGATGCTGTACTTATCCTCTTCTCCTATGTCCTGATTCTTAAGTCAGTTCTGGCAATTGCTTCTCGGGAGGAACAGCATAAGTCATTTCAGACGTGCATCTCCCACGTTTGTGCTGTCCTCGTGTTCTACATTCCTATCATTAGCCTTACAATGGTGCACCGATTTGGCAAGCATCTCTCCCCAGTGGTCCATGTCCTTATGGGCAACATCTACATCCTTTTTCCACCTCTGATGAACCCTATCATCTATAGTGTCAAGATCCAGCAGATTCGTAGCAGAATGCTCAGActcttttctctaaaaatatgtTGA
- the LOC109569915 gene encoding hemoglobin fetal subunit beta: MLSAEEKAAVTSLFAKVKVDEVGGEALGRLLVVYPWTQRFFESFGDLSSADAILGNPKVKAHGKKVLDSFCEGLKQLDDLKGAFASLSELHCDKLHVDPENFRLLGNVLVVVLARRFGSEFSPELQASFQKVVTGVANALAHRYH; this comes from the exons ATGCTGAGCGCTGAGGAGAAGGCTGCCGTCACCTCCCTATTTGCCAAGGTGAAAGTGGATGAAGTTGGTGGTGAGGCCCTGGGCAG GCTGCTGGTTGTCTACCCCTGGACTCAGAGGTTCTTTGAGTCCTTTGGGGACTTGTCCTCTGCCGATGCCATTTTGGGAAACCCTAAGGTGAAGGCCCATGGCAAGAAGGTGCTGGACTCCTTCTGTGAGGGCCTGAAGCAACTTGATGACCTCAAGGGTGCCTTTGCTTCGCTGAGTGAGCTGCACTGTGATAAGCTGCACGTGGATCCTGAGAACTTCAGG CTCCTGGGCAACGTGCTGGTGGTTGTGCTGGCTCGCCGCTTTGGCAGTGAATTCTCCCCGGAGCTGCAGGCTAGCTTTCAGAAGGTGGTGACTGGTGTGGCCAATGCCCTGGCCCACAGATATCACTAA